In one window of Prevotella sp. E13-17 DNA:
- a CDS encoding glycosyl hydrolase 115 family protein has translation MKKSLLVVALGGFLLQAPAQVRLAGKKGEYFPLVKGKEKAVICYDNNDALVVERSARMLAEDVACVTGTSLKVQQGTAGADYAIIAGTLGHSRTIDQLVKAGRIDTTGLTGAWERYHVTMLKSPVKGVKKAVVVVGSDRRGTAYGVLSISRAIGVSPWRWWLDAPTTKRSSCMLQVKPFTSRTPSVRYRGVFINDEDWGLLKWARHNYEKDLGNIGPRTYAAVCELLLRLNANYLCPAMHEASLAFHRLPENRLVADTFAIVMGSSHCEPLLLNTASEWDRGKFGAWDYNNNRRGVDSVLNARAQVLAPFENVYTLALRGLHDVAMTGSDDMLERKNTMQAALMAQRQMVAQATGRPAETIPQAFTPYKEVLDVYDKGLQLPDDVTIIWPDDNYGYMKRLSSPDEQKRSGRSGVYYHASYLGRPHDHLWMNTQSPCHMYEELKKAYDLTADRIWLLNAGDIKSCEFATDLFLAMAYDLDAFDYQRCADYRTEWTCQLLGDDYKDAYHDIFRTFYRLAFQRRPEGMGWGQEWASDDRPIEQTTDTEFSLSNYGEAERRLFDYHRIATIAEDLFAKMPAEKRSCFYEAVYYPVKGCELMNRMTIGAQKNRWYAQQHRAATASVKAEVQNCYDSLQIITKNYNALESGKWEHIMSMVQGVTASYYNLPELRDAELADQPTLGILAEGEYGTCGPRTMQSLPVFSKYHPDYKYYIDVYNQGKGTLQWKTTTSKDWIVLSETAGTTDQQQRIRVSVDWTKVPQSVEETGFITFVGNDGCEKAVLVSAFNPLSPSVDELKGLYIEDNGVVVIPAAGYARKKENQQVKMMEVPNLGCEDTIIIMGDPTQPRQNSRSTNAPYLEYDFYTWEQGMVDVYTYVMPTFTTSVDRGFAGHERTNIETQYGVRIDDGVQMHPATNSWEYAQQWYESVQRNTRINKCTLYIKNPGRHTVRIVCQDPGTMLQKIVIDFGGMKRSYMGPSACM, from the coding sequence ATTAAGAAAAGCTTGTTAGTAGTAGCGCTTGGAGGTTTCCTTCTCCAAGCTCCAGCCCAAGTGAGATTGGCTGGGAAGAAGGGAGAGTATTTCCCCTTAGTCAAAGGAAAAGAAAAGGCCGTGATTTGTTATGATAACAATGATGCCTTGGTGGTAGAACGCAGTGCAAGGATGCTGGCAGAGGATGTGGCTTGCGTGACGGGCACATCGCTGAAGGTACAACAGGGGACTGCAGGTGCCGACTATGCTATCATAGCCGGAACATTGGGTCACAGTCGTACCATTGATCAGTTGGTCAAGGCTGGACGGATAGACACCACAGGACTCACAGGCGCCTGGGAGCGCTATCATGTGACTATGCTCAAGTCGCCGGTAAAAGGCGTGAAGAAAGCAGTGGTGGTGGTTGGCAGCGATCGTCGCGGAACGGCCTATGGCGTGCTGTCTATCAGTAGGGCCATAGGTGTCAGTCCTTGGCGTTGGTGGCTAGATGCGCCAACAACAAAGCGTAGCTCATGTATGCTTCAGGTGAAACCTTTCACTTCGCGTACTCCTAGTGTGCGCTATCGTGGCGTGTTTATCAACGATGAGGACTGGGGCTTGTTAAAATGGGCGCGTCATAACTATGAAAAGGATCTTGGCAATATCGGACCCCGCACCTATGCCGCTGTCTGCGAATTGTTGCTTCGCCTGAATGCCAACTACTTGTGTCCGGCTATGCATGAAGCCTCGCTGGCATTTCATCGTTTGCCGGAAAATCGGTTGGTGGCCGACACTTTTGCCATTGTCATGGGGTCAAGTCATTGCGAACCTTTGTTGCTCAACACCGCCAGCGAGTGGGATCGTGGCAAGTTTGGCGCATGGGATTATAATAACAACCGTCGTGGTGTGGATAGTGTGCTGAATGCGCGTGCACAGGTGCTGGCACCATTCGAAAATGTCTATACGCTGGCTTTGCGTGGTTTGCATGATGTAGCCATGACCGGTAGCGATGATATGCTTGAACGTAAGAACACGATGCAAGCAGCTTTGATGGCTCAGCGACAGATGGTGGCACAGGCCACAGGTAGGCCGGCTGAGACAATTCCACAGGCTTTTACGCCCTATAAAGAGGTACTTGATGTTTATGACAAAGGGCTGCAGCTGCCCGATGACGTGACAATTATCTGGCCCGATGATAACTATGGCTACATGAAGCGCTTGTCAAGTCCAGACGAACAGAAACGTTCCGGGCGTAGTGGCGTGTACTATCATGCTTCGTATCTTGGACGTCCACACGACCATCTGTGGATGAATACACAGTCGCCATGTCACATGTACGAAGAACTGAAGAAGGCTTATGACCTGACAGCCGATCGTATTTGGCTGCTGAATGCAGGAGATATCAAGTCGTGTGAGTTTGCTACCGACCTATTTCTGGCTATGGCCTACGACCTGGATGCCTTCGACTATCAGCGTTGTGCTGACTATCGTACCGAGTGGACTTGTCAGCTTTTGGGCGATGACTATAAGGATGCCTATCATGACATATTCCGCACATTCTATCGTCTGGCCTTCCAACGTCGCCCAGAAGGTATGGGGTGGGGACAAGAGTGGGCCAGTGATGATCGTCCGATAGAGCAGACCACCGATACCGAGTTCTCGCTCAGCAATTATGGTGAGGCCGAGCGTCGTCTCTTTGACTATCATCGAATCGCTACTATTGCGGAAGACCTGTTTGCTAAGATGCCTGCCGAGAAACGCAGTTGTTTTTATGAGGCGGTTTATTATCCAGTAAAAGGTTGTGAACTTATGAACCGCATGACCATTGGCGCACAGAAAAACCGATGGTATGCCCAACAACATCGTGCTGCTACAGCCAGTGTAAAGGCCGAAGTGCAGAACTGTTACGACTCTCTGCAAATTATTACTAAGAATTATAATGCGTTGGAGAGTGGCAAGTGGGAACATATCATGAGTATGGTTCAGGGTGTCACAGCTTCGTATTATAATCTGCCTGAGTTGCGTGATGCGGAATTGGCCGACCAGCCCACTCTGGGCATTTTAGCCGAGGGTGAATATGGTACCTGTGGTCCTCGCACTATGCAGTCGCTGCCCGTTTTCTCGAAGTATCACCCTGATTATAAGTATTATATAGATGTATATAATCAGGGAAAGGGTACTCTACAATGGAAAACTACAACAAGTAAGGACTGGATTGTGCTCAGCGAAACGGCAGGTACTACCGACCAGCAACAGCGTATTCGTGTTTCTGTAGATTGGACAAAGGTGCCCCAGAGTGTAGAGGAAACAGGTTTCATCACCTTTGTGGGCAACGATGGTTGCGAGAAGGCTGTCCTTGTAAGTGCTTTCAACCCGTTGTCGCCTTCTGTCGATGAGCTCAAGGGACTTTATATAGAGGATAATGGGGTAGTGGTGATACCCGCTGCGGGCTATGCACGCAAAAAAGAGAATCAGCAGGTGAAGATGATGGAGGTACCGAACTTAGGTTGCGAGGATACTATCATCATCATGGGCGACCCTACACAGCCCCGTCAAAACAGTCGTTCTACTAATGCCCCATATTTGGAGTACGATTTCTATACATGGGAACAAGGTATGGTAGATGTCTATACCTACGTTATGCCTACATTTACAACGAGTGTGGATCGCGGATTTGCAGGGCATGAGCGCACCAACATCGAAACACAGTATGGTGTACGCATAGATGATGGGGTACAGATGCATCCAGCCACCAACTCGTGGGAGTATGCACAGCAATGGTATGAGAGTGTGCAGCGCAACACGCGTATCAACAAATGTACACTATATATCAAAAATCCAGGGCGTCATACCGTTCGTATTGTATGTCAGGATCCTGGCACCATGCTACAGAAAATTGTCATAGACTTTGGTGGGATGAAACGTTCGTATATGGGACCATCTGCCTGTATGTGA
- a CDS encoding helix-turn-helix transcriptional regulator, whose product MAKLNRIRIVLAEHDLNNKWLADKLGKDQATISKWVTNTTQPSLEALIAIANALEVPVQELVRQEEFNQEK is encoded by the coding sequence ATGGCAAAATTAAATCGGATAAGAATCGTTCTAGCAGAACATGACCTGAACAACAAGTGGTTGGCAGATAAGTTGGGAAAAGACCAGGCAACTATTTCCAAATGGGTCACCAACACCACCCAGCCCAGCCTTGAAGCCCTCATTGCAATAGCCAATGCGCTTGAAGTGCCTGTGCAGGAGTTGGTGAGACAGGAAGAATTCAATCAAGAGAAATAA
- a CDS encoding RecQ family ATP-dependent DNA helicase, protein MADYGAVREDGAVLHSSSKADFDAFVSKCDTVCGHNIINFDLKFVSLRGNPTIVDTLFLSPLLFPKRPYHHLVKDDKLQVDELNNPVNDSIKARDLLNDEVVAWNQLSDNRKEIYFYLLKETQEFGGFFKYIGYSPNVSWISALFSSKPDWKQLILKEYEGKVCSHTDFETLVKQYPIELAYCLAVIGADDIFSITPAWVIRNYPQVVNVMNTLCNTSCGDCEYCNQRLDAHYGLKEFFGYDEFRIFDGVPMQQQAVESAIRGESLLTIFPTGGGKSLTFQLPALMAGRNTHGLTVVISPLQSLMKDQVDNLAARGISDAVTINGLLDPIERATAIEQVADGTANLLYIAPEMLRSKTIERLLMGRHVVRFVIDEAHCFSAWGHDFRVDYLYIGDFIRQLQEKKQLEQPIAVSCFTATAKQKVISDICDYFRAKLGLELKVFAANAERKNLRYSVLHADTADEKYNLLRSLILGHNCPSIVYVSRTKRTRELAQHLVNDGIRALPFNGKMESAEKVKNQNAFMSGEAQVIVATSAFGMGVDKKDVGLVVHYNISDSLENYVQEAGRAGRDPQMQAECFVLYADSDLDKHFMLLNQTKLSISEIQQVWKAIKDLTAKRDKVSCSPLDIARQAGWGDEIDDIETRVKAATAALEDAGYIQRGSNSPHVFATGIAVKNMDEARRKLTISPLFDEQSREEAARIIKSLISARATVEGRGAEAESRVDYLADILGMSKATVIRNINLMRQDGLLADSRDMQAWISKSTSQRNLDIILKLEQFLLQRFGGEAQRINYKELNEEAQKAGLTCSNVKRLRMLLHFLSLKGYIHKQEHSFSDSVSVRLQASQEVTKARFERRMGICRFILDTLNVSRDPNKEMTLVNFSIVELLQQLISSRQESMFADQEKPVIADIEEALLYLTKTELMKIEGGFIVIYNTMQIGRIADRRTRYGKEQYRLLDEFYKQRIRQIHIVGEYANLMVRDYDAALRFVNDYFTMDFRKFISQYFKEERRAQIDQNITPAKYNKLFGELSNRQCEIIDDKESKYIVVAAGPGSGKTRVLVHKLASLLLLEDVKHEQLLMLTFSRAAATEFKKRLIDLVGNAAHYVDIKTFHSYSFDLVGKQGNLDEAKDVVRRAAEMIENGEVEQSKIAKSVLVIDEAQDMGEDDFRLVQALMRQNEEMRVIAVGDDDQNIYGFRGSDSRYMQSLVEQEGAKLYEMTDNYRSAKAVVDCANRFVQRIPGRLKRTTIQSATRENGKVMTLKSLLDTEINVQGSTAILTRTNEETMQVAYELEQRGLHATVAQSMGGFCFGNLAEVRYFLKQLGRNEISISKEKWQEAKQRTFETYASSTCLNVIKHFFADFEATRQVYYRSDLREFIFESNIEDFIAADDQSVFVSTIHKAKGREFDTVYLLSPVPDGRDINDMRAYYVGLTRAKRNLYLVTNPPTEYSSISIALNMHDVILNFFKGRKDIVLRLRSGDNLQYKDGYLLNEQSINIIALSASGKDKLKACTDKGYEVTSAKVNYILAWRPQDSETEYAVCLANVVLSKISEDKRNNNTFNSDNKYL, encoded by the coding sequence GTGGCGGATTACGGAGCTGTCAGGGAGGATGGTGCAGTGTTGCACTCTAGTTCCAAGGCTGACTTCGATGCCTTTGTGTCAAAATGCGATACGGTGTGTGGACACAATATCATCAATTTCGATTTGAAATTTGTTTCATTGAGAGGCAATCCTACAATTGTTGATACACTGTTTCTATCACCTTTACTTTTCCCCAAACGACCTTATCATCATCTAGTGAAGGATGATAAGTTGCAAGTGGACGAACTGAACAATCCGGTGAATGACTCGATAAAAGCTCGTGACTTGCTGAATGATGAAGTGGTAGCTTGGAATCAGTTATCGGATAATAGAAAGGAAATCTATTTTTACCTGCTGAAAGAAACACAGGAGTTTGGAGGTTTTTTCAAGTATATAGGATATTCGCCAAATGTCAGTTGGATCTCAGCATTATTTTCATCTAAACCAGATTGGAAACAATTAATTCTAAAGGAATATGAGGGGAAAGTATGCAGTCACACAGATTTTGAGACCTTGGTCAAACAGTATCCTATTGAGTTAGCGTATTGTTTGGCTGTAATCGGTGCTGACGATATATTTTCTATCACTCCAGCATGGGTTATACGGAATTACCCACAGGTGGTGAATGTGATGAACACACTGTGCAACACATCTTGTGGTGATTGCGAGTATTGTAATCAGCGGTTAGATGCTCATTACGGGCTGAAAGAGTTCTTTGGCTATGATGAGTTCCGTATCTTCGATGGCGTTCCTATGCAACAGCAGGCAGTGGAATCTGCTATTCGGGGAGAATCCTTGCTGACAATTTTTCCTACAGGTGGTGGCAAGAGCCTCACATTTCAATTGCCAGCTTTGATGGCTGGACGAAATACACATGGGCTGACTGTGGTTATTTCGCCTTTGCAGTCACTAATGAAAGACCAAGTAGACAACTTGGCTGCTCGTGGAATTAGTGATGCGGTGACCATCAATGGACTGTTAGATCCTATCGAACGTGCAACGGCGATAGAACAGGTGGCTGATGGAACTGCCAATTTGCTATACATCGCTCCGGAAATGTTACGCAGTAAGACCATTGAGCGTCTGTTGATGGGGCGCCATGTTGTTCGTTTTGTGATAGATGAGGCACACTGCTTCTCTGCATGGGGCCACGATTTCCGTGTGGACTATTTGTATATCGGTGATTTCATTCGTCAGTTGCAGGAAAAGAAACAATTAGAACAGCCCATCGCCGTTTCTTGTTTCACAGCGACAGCCAAACAAAAGGTAATCAGTGATATTTGCGACTACTTCAGAGCAAAGTTGGGCTTGGAACTGAAGGTGTTTGCCGCCAATGCAGAGCGTAAGAACCTTCGCTACTCCGTGCTACATGCTGATACGGCTGATGAGAAATATAACCTACTTCGCTCATTGATTCTTGGGCATAATTGTCCCTCAATAGTATATGTGTCACGTACCAAACGTACTCGCGAATTAGCACAGCACTTGGTTAACGACGGCATAAGAGCTTTGCCATTCAATGGAAAAATGGAGTCTGCTGAGAAAGTAAAGAACCAGAACGCTTTTATGAGTGGTGAAGCTCAGGTGATTGTAGCCACTTCTGCATTCGGTATGGGCGTTGACAAGAAAGACGTTGGACTGGTAGTTCACTATAATATCAGTGACTCGTTGGAGAACTATGTGCAAGAGGCTGGCCGTGCAGGACGTGATCCACAAATGCAGGCAGAATGCTTTGTACTGTATGCTGACAGTGACCTTGATAAGCACTTTATGCTTCTCAATCAGACGAAACTCAGCATTAGTGAGATTCAGCAAGTATGGAAAGCTATCAAGGATCTTACGGCTAAACGAGATAAGGTAAGCTGTTCGCCATTAGATATAGCACGTCAGGCTGGATGGGGAGATGAAATAGACGACATTGAGACTCGTGTTAAGGCCGCAACAGCAGCACTTGAGGATGCAGGGTACATTCAACGAGGCAGTAACTCGCCTCACGTATTTGCAACAGGTATTGCTGTGAAGAATATGGATGAGGCACGTCGAAAATTGACTATTTCTCCACTATTTGATGAGCAATCACGTGAAGAAGCTGCCCGTATCATCAAATCACTTATCAGTGCACGTGCAACAGTTGAAGGTCGAGGGGCAGAAGCTGAGAGTCGTGTTGACTATTTGGCAGATATCCTTGGAATGAGCAAGGCAACCGTTATCAGGAATATTAACCTGATGCGGCAGGATGGCTTGTTGGCTGACAGTCGTGACATGCAAGCATGGATATCCAAGAGTACTTCTCAACGCAATCTTGACATCATCTTAAAGTTAGAGCAATTCCTTCTGCAACGATTTGGTGGAGAAGCACAAAGAATAAATTATAAAGAACTGAATGAGGAAGCTCAAAAGGCCGGTCTTACATGTTCAAATGTCAAGCGCTTGAGGATGTTGCTTCATTTCCTGTCATTGAAGGGTTATATACACAAACAGGAACATAGTTTCAGCGATAGTGTGAGTGTACGTCTGCAAGCTTCGCAAGAAGTTACGAAGGCCCGATTTGAACGACGTATGGGTATATGCCGCTTTATTTTGGATACGCTCAATGTCAGTCGAGACCCCAATAAAGAAATGACGCTTGTGAACTTCTCTATTGTAGAGTTGCTTCAACAACTTATTTCCAGTCGTCAGGAATCAATGTTTGCTGACCAAGAGAAACCTGTAATTGCTGATATTGAGGAAGCGCTGCTTTATCTTACCAAGACGGAACTGATGAAGATTGAAGGTGGGTTCATCGTTATCTATAACACTATGCAGATCGGGCGTATTGCCGATCGTCGTACCAGATATGGTAAGGAGCAGTATCGCTTATTGGATGAATTCTACAAGCAACGTATACGCCAGATTCATATTGTGGGTGAATATGCAAATTTGATGGTTCGTGACTATGATGCAGCGCTTCGATTCGTGAACGACTACTTCACTATGGACTTCCGCAAGTTTATCAGTCAGTATTTCAAGGAAGAACGGCGTGCACAGATAGATCAAAATATTACACCTGCAAAATACAACAAGCTGTTTGGTGAACTCTCCAACCGCCAATGTGAGATTATCGATGACAAAGAGTCGAAATATATTGTGGTGGCAGCTGGACCCGGAAGCGGTAAGACGCGCGTGTTAGTGCATAAACTGGCTTCATTGTTGTTGCTGGAGGATGTAAAACACGAGCAACTACTGATGCTTACATTCTCAAGAGCTGCGGCAACAGAGTTCAAAAAACGACTCATAGATTTGGTGGGCAATGCAGCCCATTATGTTGACATCAAGACATTCCACTCGTATAGTTTTGACCTTGTTGGTAAACAAGGAAATCTGGATGAGGCAAAAGATGTGGTAAGACGTGCTGCAGAGATGATAGAAAATGGCGAGGTGGAGCAGTCGAAGATAGCTAAGAGTGTACTGGTTATTGACGAGGCTCAAGATATGGGCGAAGATGACTTCCGACTAGTTCAGGCTCTGATGCGGCAGAATGAAGAAATGCGTGTCATTGCAGTGGGTGATGATGACCAAAATATCTATGGTTTCCGTGGTTCTGACTCACGATATATGCAATCGCTAGTGGAGCAAGAAGGTGCAAAGTTGTACGAGATGACAGATAACTATAGGTCTGCGAAAGCTGTAGTTGATTGTGCCAATCGCTTTGTACAGCGCATTCCTGGTCGCTTGAAACGTACAACCATTCAATCTGCTACAAGAGAAAATGGTAAAGTAATGACATTGAAATCACTCCTTGATACAGAAATAAATGTACAAGGAAGTACTGCGATTCTTACCCGCACCAACGAAGAGACAATGCAGGTAGCCTACGAACTGGAGCAACGAGGCTTACATGCTACTGTTGCTCAGTCGATGGGAGGATTCTGCTTTGGTAATCTTGCTGAAGTCCGTTATTTCCTAAAACAACTTGGCAGGAACGAAATATCCATATCAAAAGAAAAGTGGCAGGAAGCAAAACAACGTACGTTCGAAACATACGCATCAAGCACTTGTCTGAACGTCATAAAGCATTTCTTTGCTGACTTTGAGGCAACTCGGCAGGTATATTATCGCAGTGATTTGCGAGAATTTATCTTCGAGTCGAATATCGAAGATTTCATTGCAGCTGATGACCAATCGGTGTTTGTAAGTACAATCCATAAGGCAAAAGGGCGCGAATTCGATACCGTTTATCTCTTGTCACCTGTACCCGACGGTAGGGACATCAATGATATGCGAGCCTATTACGTAGGTCTAACTCGTGCCAAGCGGAACCTTTATCTGGTAACCAATCCTCCCACAGAGTATTCTTCTATATCAATTGCATTAAACATGCATGATGTTATCCTTAATTTCTTCAAGGGAAGAAAGGACATTGTGCTTCGGTTAAGAAGTGGTGATAACCTGCAATACAAAGACGGATATTTGCTGAATGAGCAAAGTATCAACATCATTGCGCTATCTGCGTCAGGAAAAGACAAACTAAAGGCGTGTACTGATAAGGGCTATGAAGTTACGAGTGCAAAAGTGAACTATATTTTGGCTTGGAGACCTCAAGACTCTGAAACAGAATATGCAGTTTGTTTGGCAAATGTAGTCTTGTCTAAAATATCAGAAGATAAGAGAAACAACAACACCTTTAATTCGGATAATAAATACTTGTAA
- a CDS encoding helix-turn-helix domain-containing protein, which yields MITKDEIQELLHSTETYRVERTTSTGDMDKFQKAICAFANDLPNSRKNGYLILMAYDDGGNVGGKMAVIMSPVCPQLCHKLEGDRLKVKHES from the coding sequence ATGATAACAAAAGACGAGATACAAGAGTTGTTGCATAGCACGGAAACCTATCGTGTGGAGCGAACCACGTCAACAGGTGACATGGATAAGTTTCAGAAGGCGATCTGTGCCTTTGCTAACGACCTGCCAAACTCGCGAAAAAATGGCTACCTGATACTGATGGCTTACGATGATGGCGGTAATGTTGGCGGTAAAATGGCGGTGATAATGTCCCCAGTTTGTCCCCAGCTTTGTCACAAGTTGGAAGGAGATCGTCTTAAAGTTAAACATGAATCCTGA
- a CDS encoding NCS2 family permease encodes MIQKLFGFNPATMTFRKEVIGGITTFLTMAYILAVNPSILSATGMDAGAVFTTTCISAVVATLVMAFYAKLPFALAPGMGLNAFFAYTVVLTMGYSWQFALTAVLIEGIIFILLTITGLRQYIVNAIPLVLRRAISPGIGLFIAFVGLKSAGIVTSSEATFITLGNLHDPAVLLGIFGIVLTAALLVRGVTGSLLIGILVTTAVGIPLGITNYGGILSAPPSIEPIFWQFEWHNILSVDMVVVVLTFLFIDMFDTIGTLIGVSNRAGMVDEDGNVKNLNQAFMADAIGTTVGAMLGTSTVTTYVESASGVNVGGRSGLTSFTTALCFAIALLFAPLFLAIPGQATAAALVLVGVMMMHDVRKVDFSDYVTGIPCFICIVLMPLTYSISDGILMGVISYVLIHLLSGNIKDKDERNNINWATILLAVLFVCRYAFL; translated from the coding sequence ATGATACAAAAACTTTTTGGGTTTAATCCCGCCACAATGACATTTCGCAAAGAGGTAATTGGTGGCATTACCACATTCCTCACGATGGCCTATATTCTGGCTGTCAATCCTAGTATTCTATCTGCCACTGGCATGGATGCTGGTGCTGTGTTTACCACCACTTGTATCTCGGCAGTTGTAGCCACGTTGGTAATGGCATTCTACGCCAAGTTGCCATTTGCTTTGGCCCCAGGTATGGGCCTTAATGCTTTCTTCGCTTACACTGTAGTGCTTACTATGGGTTATAGTTGGCAGTTCGCGCTTACAGCTGTACTCATTGAGGGTATTATCTTTATTCTACTCACCATTACCGGTTTGCGACAGTACATTGTCAATGCCATTCCGTTGGTTTTGCGCCGTGCCATTAGTCCGGGCATAGGCTTGTTTATTGCCTTTGTGGGTCTAAAAAGTGCTGGTATCGTTACCTCTTCAGAGGCAACCTTCATCACTTTGGGCAATCTTCATGATCCAGCTGTGCTACTGGGAATTTTCGGTATTGTGCTCACGGCAGCTCTGCTCGTCAGAGGTGTCACAGGCTCGCTGCTCATAGGTATTCTCGTTACAACTGCCGTAGGCATTCCTTTGGGCATCACCAATTATGGTGGTATCCTCTCTGCTCCTCCCTCTATTGAGCCCATCTTCTGGCAGTTCGAGTGGCACAACATCCTCTCGGTTGATATGGTTGTTGTTGTGCTGACGTTCCTCTTCATTGATATGTTCGATACGATTGGTACACTTATTGGCGTATCTAACCGTGCTGGTATGGTCGATGAAGATGGCAATGTGAAGAATCTTAATCAAGCTTTTATGGCTGATGCTATTGGTACCACAGTCGGTGCAATGCTCGGTACTTCAACAGTGACAACTTATGTTGAGAGTGCATCGGGTGTCAATGTCGGGGGGCGTAGCGGTCTCACAAGCTTCACTACAGCTCTGTGTTTCGCTATCGCACTGCTCTTTGCACCACTTTTCTTGGCGATCCCTGGTCAAGCCACGGCAGCAGCCTTGGTGTTGGTAGGTGTCATGATGATGCACGACGTGCGTAAGGTTGACTTCTCCGACTATGTAACTGGCATCCCATGTTTCATATGTATCGTACTGATGCCGCTGACATATAGTATCTCTGATGGTATCTTGATGGGTGTAATCTCATATGTTCTCATTCATCTGTTGTCAGGTAACATCAAAGATAAGGATGAACGCAACAACATCAATTGGGCCACTATTCTTTTGGCTGTTCTCTTTGTGTGTCGTTACGCATTCCTTTAA